Proteins encoded within one genomic window of Solibaculum mannosilyticum:
- a CDS encoding glutamine synthetase family protein produces MYSYQEVLDFVEQEDVKFIRLAFFDVFGVQKNVSIMPQELRRAFEEGISFDASAVRGFGDEMDSDLFLHPDPSTIAVLPWRPSNGRVVRMYCDIRYPDGRLFERDCRLILKNAVREASEQGIQVDFGSEVEFYLFETDENGAPTHRPFDQAGYMDLSPRDKGENIRREICFTLIDMDIQPEASHHEEGPGQNEIDFHYSDALTSADNTATFKWVVESIAMRNGVWADFSPKPLSDQPGNGMHINLSLKSRDGRDYSDSFMAGILSHIQEMTLFLNPTHQSYQRLGEFKAPKYVVWSPENRSQLIRIPAVKGPRRRIELRSPDSQANPYIAFALLILAGLDGVKNGLVPPPPTNINVYKADPSVVKGFQSLPDSLHEAVQKASSSRFIQSVLPKGYLEAYSRT; encoded by the coding sequence ATGTATTCCTACCAAGAGGTTCTGGATTTTGTGGAACAGGAAGATGTTAAATTCATCCGTCTGGCCTTTTTTGACGTCTTCGGCGTCCAAAAGAACGTCTCGATCATGCCCCAGGAACTGCGACGCGCCTTTGAGGAAGGCATCTCCTTCGACGCATCGGCTGTCCGCGGGTTCGGCGACGAGATGGATTCCGATTTGTTCCTCCATCCCGATCCGTCTACCATCGCCGTCCTCCCCTGGCGTCCCTCCAATGGACGGGTCGTGCGCATGTACTGCGATATCCGGTATCCGGACGGCCGCCTGTTCGAACGGGACTGCCGTCTCATCCTCAAAAACGCCGTGCGGGAAGCGTCCGAACAGGGCATCCAGGTGGACTTTGGATCAGAGGTGGAATTCTATCTCTTTGAAACCGATGAAAACGGGGCGCCTACCCATCGCCCCTTCGATCAGGCCGGTTATATGGACCTCTCCCCCAGGGATAAGGGGGAAAATATCCGCCGGGAGATCTGCTTTACCCTCATCGATATGGACATCCAGCCCGAGGCCTCCCATCACGAAGAGGGCCCGGGACAAAATGAAATCGATTTCCACTACAGCGATGCCCTCACATCGGCCGACAATACCGCTACCTTTAAATGGGTGGTGGAGTCCATCGCCATGCGCAACGGCGTATGGGCCGACTTCTCCCCCAAACCCCTTTCCGATCAGCCCGGCAACGGTATGCACATCAACCTCTCCCTCAAGAGCCGGGACGGCAGGGATTATTCCGACTCCTTTATGGCCGGTATCCTCTCCCACATCCAGGAGATGACCCTTTTCCTCAATCCCACCCATCAATCCTACCAGCGCCTGGGGGAATTCAAGGCCCCGAAATACGTGGTGTGGTCGCCGGAAAACCGGTCGCAGCTCATCCGCATCCCCGCCGTCAAAGGTCCCCGCAGGCGCATTGAACTGCGTTCCCCCGACTCCCAGGCCAACCCTTACATCGCCTTCGCCCTCTTGATCCTCGCCGGGCTGGACGGCGTCAAAAACGGCCTTGTCCCTCCCCCTCCCACCAATATCAACGTCTACAAGGCCGATCCTTCGGTGGTAAAGGGTTTCCAGTCCCTGCCCGACAGCCTCCATGAGGCCGTCCAGAAGGCCTCCTCCAGCCGTTTCATCCAGTCGGTTTTGCCCAAAGGGTATTTGGAGGCCTATTCCAGAACCTGA
- a CDS encoding glutamine synthetase III, giving the protein MKTTELFGSMVFDENTMRQRLPKETFRQLQRTMKNGRSLDINIATVVANAMKDWAVEKGATHYTHWFQPMTGITAEKHDSFITPTSDGRVIMEFSGKELVQGEPDASSFPSGGLRATFEARGYTAWDPTSYAFIKNGILCIPTAFCSYGGHALDKKTPLLRSMEAINRQAMRVLKLFGNQDVTSVKTTVGPEQEYFLVDKKYYEQRKDLLYTGRTLFGAKTPKGQEMEDHYFGTIKSRVQAYMKELNEELWKLGILAKTEHNEVAPAQHELAPIFSTTNIATDHNQLTMELMQRIAKKHDLVCLLHEKPFAGVNGSGKHNNWSISTNTGVNLLEPGETPYENAQFLLFLCAVIKAVDEYQDMLRLSAASAGNDHRLGANEAPPAIVSMFLGSELTEILEAIEQDTSYDAKEKELMRVGVHVLPKFQKDTTDRNRTSPFAFTGNKFEFRMLGSSASIAGPNMVLNTAVAEELRQFADQLEGSADFANDLHRLIQRVIKEHKRIIFNDNGYDEAWVAEAERRGLLNLKTTPDALPYFVHKKNIQLFTTHKVFSEDEMHARYEIMMENYTKTLNIEALTMVDMVRKDILPAVSKYAQQLADTALAKKSLSPDIDSTYETQSVKIISQLSASVFQNMETLEDDLVKAKDIADFEQAAFYYKDVIFSDMTALRAVTDELESITSSQVWPYPSYGKLLFGIL; this is encoded by the coding sequence ATGAAAACCACCGAATTGTTTGGATCCATGGTATTCGATGAGAACACAATGAGACAGCGTCTTCCGAAAGAGACCTTCCGCCAATTGCAGCGCACCATGAAAAACGGGAGGAGTCTGGACATTAACATCGCTACCGTGGTGGCAAACGCCATGAAGGATTGGGCCGTTGAAAAAGGCGCCACCCATTATACCCATTGGTTCCAGCCCATGACCGGCATCACCGCCGAGAAACACGACAGTTTCATCACCCCCACCAGCGACGGACGTGTCATCATGGAGTTCTCCGGCAAGGAACTGGTACAAGGCGAACCCGATGCATCCTCCTTCCCCTCCGGCGGGCTGCGCGCCACCTTCGAGGCCAGAGGCTATACCGCCTGGGACCCCACATCCTATGCCTTCATCAAAAACGGCATCCTGTGCATTCCCACCGCATTCTGTTCCTACGGCGGCCACGCCCTGGACAAAAAGACCCCTCTCCTGCGGTCCATGGAGGCCATCAACAGACAGGCCATGCGTGTGCTCAAGCTGTTCGGCAACCAGGACGTCACCTCCGTCAAAACCACCGTGGGGCCGGAGCAGGAGTACTTCCTGGTGGACAAGAAATATTACGAACAGCGCAAAGACCTGCTTTATACCGGCCGGACCCTCTTCGGGGCCAAGACCCCCAAAGGGCAGGAGATGGAGGATCATTACTTCGGCACCATCAAATCCCGTGTGCAGGCCTACATGAAGGAACTCAATGAGGAACTGTGGAAGCTGGGCATCCTGGCCAAGACCGAACACAATGAAGTAGCGCCCGCCCAGCATGAGCTGGCCCCCATCTTTAGCACCACCAACATCGCCACCGATCACAACCAGCTGACCATGGAACTGATGCAGCGCATCGCCAAGAAGCACGATCTGGTATGCCTGCTCCATGAGAAGCCTTTTGCGGGCGTCAACGGCAGCGGCAAACACAACAACTGGTCTATCTCCACCAACACCGGCGTCAACCTCCTGGAGCCGGGGGAGACGCCGTATGAAAACGCCCAATTCCTGCTGTTCCTCTGCGCCGTCATCAAGGCGGTGGACGAGTACCAGGATATGCTGAGGCTGTCGGCCGCGTCGGCGGGGAACGACCATCGTCTGGGGGCCAACGAGGCGCCGCCCGCCATTGTATCCATGTTCCTGGGCAGCGAATTGACCGAGATCCTGGAGGCCATTGAACAAGACACCTCCTACGACGCCAAGGAAAAAGAACTGATGCGTGTAGGAGTGCACGTCCTGCCCAAGTTCCAAAAGGATACCACCGACCGCAACCGGACGTCTCCCTTTGCCTTTACCGGCAATAAGTTTGAATTCCGTATGCTGGGATCGTCGGCCTCCATCGCCGGGCCCAATATGGTGCTCAATACCGCCGTCGCCGAGGAACTCCGCCAGTTTGCCGACCAGCTGGAGGGGTCAGCAGACTTTGCAAACGATCTGCATCGCCTGATTCAGCGCGTCATCAAGGAGCACAAACGCATCATCTTCAACGACAACGGCTACGATGAAGCATGGGTGGCAGAGGCCGAACGGCGGGGACTCCTCAATCTCAAGACGACGCCCGATGCACTGCCTTATTTCGTGCACAAAAAGAACATCCAGCTTTTCACCACCCATAAGGTATTCAGCGAGGACGAGATGCACGCCCGTTATGAGATCATGATGGAGAATTATACCAAGACCCTCAACATCGAGGCCCTCACCATGGTGGATATGGTGCGCAAGGATATCCTCCCAGCCGTCAGCAAATACGCCCAGCAGCTGGCCGATACGGCTTTGGCAAAGAAGTCCTTGTCGCCGGACATCGATTCCACCTATGAGACCCAGTCGGTCAAGATCATTTCCCAGCTGTCGGCATCGGTGTTCCAAAACATGGAGACATTGGAGGACGATCTGGTCAAGGCAAAGGACATCGCTGATTTTGAACAGGCCGCTTTTTACTACAAAGATGTGATTTTTTCCGATATGACCGCCCTGCGCGCCGTCACCGATGAACTGGAGAGCATTACCTCTTCCCAGGTGTGGCCCTATCCTTCCTACGGGAAGCTGTTGTTTGGTATCTTGTAA
- a CDS encoding ANTAR domain-containing response regulator, with the protein MPEQKEPYRVLVVSSSAKYSKLLGECLPGPQYFPIDCVATAGEAKRRLISTHYSIIIINSPLEDDFGSRLALDISAQYTAGILLLVKAELFEQTAYGVEDSGVVTLPKPTSRQMVYSAVKMLTAVQAKIQKIQRETVSLKSRMEEIRLVNRAKWVLIDRLKMTEPEAHRYIEKQAMDRCVKKSQVAQSILRTYE; encoded by the coding sequence GTGCCTGAGCAGAAAGAACCCTATCGTGTGCTGGTCGTCTCCAGCTCTGCCAAGTATTCCAAGCTTCTGGGCGAATGCTTGCCCGGGCCGCAGTATTTCCCCATCGATTGCGTCGCGACCGCCGGGGAAGCCAAACGGCGTCTGATCAGCACCCACTATTCCATTATCATCATCAACTCCCCCCTGGAAGACGACTTCGGCAGCAGGCTGGCTTTGGACATCAGCGCCCAGTATACCGCCGGTATCCTGCTCCTGGTCAAGGCGGAGCTCTTCGAGCAGACGGCTTATGGGGTGGAGGATTCCGGAGTGGTCACCCTTCCCAAACCCACCTCCCGGCAAATGGTGTACAGCGCCGTCAAAATGCTGACCGCCGTCCAGGCAAAGATCCAAAAAATCCAGCGGGAGACGGTCAGCCTCAAAAGCCGGATGGAGGAAATCCGGCTGGTAAACCGGGCCAAATGGGTGCTCATCGATCGGCTCAAGATGACCGAGCCGGAGGCCCATCGGTATATTGAGAAACAGGCTATGGACCGGTGTGTCAAAAAGTCGCAGGTGGCCCAGAGCATCCTGCGCACCTATGAATAA
- a CDS encoding glutamate synthase subunit beta — MGKITGFLEYEREDSSALSPLGRIENFNEFHPPLGEEERRCQGARCMNCGVPFCQSIIRLGNMAAGCPLHNLIPEWNDEVFNGNYQHALSRLLKTSTFPEFTGRVCPALCEKSCLCGVNGDPVTIRENELFIIEKGFEEGNMIPHPPQVRTDKKVAVVGSGPAGLAVADRLNRRGHNVTVFEKADRIGGLLMYGIPNMKLEKHIVDRRVRLMEQEGITFVTGADVGGELPAQDILNQYDAVVLCCGAKQPRSLQMEGGPAEGVHYAVDFLTSTTRSLLEHGLREGTYLSAKGKRVVVVGGGDTGNDCIGTCIRHGCKSIIQLEMMPQPPEQRAASNPWPEWPKTLKTDYGQEEAIAVFGEDPRQYETTVKQLLSQDGKLTGVKTVKVHFQDGKLQEVPDSEQVLDADLLLIAAGFVGCEPYVPKAFGVELTARNTVNSEEGNYKTNVDKVFSAGDMRRGQSLVVWAIAEGNQCARQVDEYLMGYTNME; from the coding sequence ATGGGAAAAATCACTGGATTTTTAGAATATGAAAGGGAGGATAGTTCCGCCCTGTCCCCTCTGGGACGCATTGAGAATTTCAACGAATTTCATCCTCCTCTGGGGGAAGAGGAGCGCAGATGCCAAGGCGCCCGCTGCATGAACTGCGGAGTGCCTTTCTGCCAGTCGATCATCCGCCTGGGGAACATGGCCGCCGGATGCCCTCTCCACAATCTCATCCCCGAATGGAACGACGAGGTCTTTAACGGCAACTACCAGCATGCATTGTCCCGTCTGCTCAAGACCAGCACCTTCCCGGAGTTTACTGGACGGGTTTGTCCGGCACTGTGTGAGAAATCCTGTTTGTGCGGGGTAAACGGCGATCCTGTCACCATCCGGGAAAATGAACTGTTCATCATTGAGAAGGGCTTTGAGGAGGGGAACATGATCCCGCATCCGCCGCAGGTACGCACCGATAAAAAAGTGGCGGTGGTGGGCAGCGGCCCAGCGGGATTAGCGGTGGCCGACCGTCTCAACCGCAGGGGGCATAACGTCACCGTTTTTGAGAAGGCCGACCGAATCGGCGGGCTGTTGATGTACGGTATTCCCAATATGAAATTGGAAAAGCACATTGTAGACCGCCGCGTGAGGCTCATGGAACAGGAAGGCATCACCTTTGTCACAGGCGCTGACGTGGGCGGGGAACTCCCTGCCCAGGATATTCTCAATCAGTACGATGCAGTGGTGCTGTGCTGTGGGGCAAAACAGCCCAGGTCTCTCCAGATGGAAGGCGGCCCGGCAGAAGGGGTGCACTATGCGGTGGATTTTCTGACTTCCACCACCCGGAGCCTGCTGGAACATGGGCTCCGGGAAGGCACCTATCTCTCCGCCAAGGGGAAACGTGTCGTGGTGGTGGGAGGCGGCGACACCGGCAACGATTGTATCGGAACCTGTATCCGCCACGGATGCAAATCGATTATCCAGCTGGAGATGATGCCCCAACCTCCCGAGCAGCGCGCAGCATCCAATCCCTGGCCGGAGTGGCCCAAGACACTTAAGACCGATTACGGCCAAGAGGAAGCCATCGCCGTCTTTGGGGAGGATCCCAGGCAGTATGAAACCACAGTCAAACAGCTTCTTTCCCAAGATGGAAAGCTCACTGGGGTCAAGACGGTCAAAGTCCACTTCCAGGACGGGAAACTTCAGGAAGTGCCGGACAGTGAACAGGTACTGGATGCCGATCTGCTTCTCATCGCTGCCGGATTCGTGGGATGTGAACCGTACGTCCCCAAAGCATTTGGCGTGGAACTGACGGCCAGAAATACGGTAAACAGCGAGGAGGGAAACTACAAGACCAATGTGGATAAAGTATTTTCTGCAGGGGATATGCGCCGAGGACAATCGCTGGTGGTATGGGCCATTGCTGAGGGCAACCAGTGCGCGAGGCAGGTAGACGAATATCTGATGGGATATACCAACATGGAATGA
- a CDS encoding helix-turn-helix domain-containing protein, protein MDMNFYNIGKRVKYFREQAGMTQAQLAEKMDKTPHHITQIERGLSLPGLMMFYNLAQLFGVPTDSFFMDEDKLRAQFALLEVVGRLDRLRHDEIIRAFEALYAIKTSFEMGTSASEESQPQDLESEQTS, encoded by the coding sequence ATGGACATGAATTTTTACAACATTGGGAAACGGGTAAAATACTTCCGGGAACAGGCGGGGATGACCCAGGCCCAGCTGGCGGAGAAGATGGATAAAACGCCTCATCATATTACACAGATTGAACGTGGCTTGTCGTTGCCGGGTCTGATGATGTTTTACAATTTGGCACAACTGTTTGGCGTACCTACTGACAGTTTCTTTATGGATGAGGATAAACTTCGCGCCCAGTTCGCACTGCTGGAAGTGGTCGGACGGCTGGATCGTCTGCGTCACGACGAAATCATAAGGGCATTTGAAGCGCTGTACGCCATTAAAACGTCTTTTGAGATGGGGACGTCCGCTTCAGAAGAAAGCCAACCGCAGGATCTGGAGTCGGAACAAACAAGCTGA
- the gltB gene encoding glutamate synthase large subunit, whose amino-acid sequence MNTHQETLYSPRFEHDACGIGAVVNIDGRQTHQVVDNALHIVEKLEHRAGKDATGEVGDGVGVMLQISHRFFTKAAKDAGIILGQARDYGVGMFFFPQDTLRRNQAKKMFEIIVEKEGVKFLGWRPVPVVPDILGKRARDCMPYIYQAFVARPERCAQGIDFDRKLYIIRREFEQSSDDTYVVSLSSRTVVYKGMFLVNQLRAFYQDLQDPDYESALALVHSRFSTNTNPSWERAHPNRLILHNGEINTIRGNADRMLAREETMHSDLLSEDIDKVLPVVNAEGSDSAILDNTLEFLTMSGMPLPLAVMITIPEPWRHSANMSREKKDFYHYYSTMMEPWDGPAAILFSDGDLVGAVLDRNGLRPSRYYITKDNTLILSSEVGVLEIPPEDIVKKSRLQPGKMLLVDLKQHRIILDEQIKQDYASRKPYGEWVDRYLVQLHDVSIPNKKVETCTQQYRDKLYKVFGYTYEDVRGSILSMAKNGVEATASMGTDIPLAVLSEKHQPLFHYFKQLFAQVTNPPIDSLREEIVTDTTVYIGSDGNLLEEKGENCTVLEVQNPILTGVDLIKIKALNKPGFRSETVSLLYYKNTSLERALEQLFVKCDRAYRKGANILILSDRGIDENHVAIPSLLAVSAIEHHLVRTKKRTAVSIILESAEPRDVHQFATLLGYGAQAINPYLAHECIAELIDKKMLDKDYHTAVHDYNSAILHGIVKIAAKMGISTLQSYQSAQIFEAIGLCKDVIDKYFTNTVSRVGGIGLEEIAEGVEYRHSHAFDPLGLGVDTSLDSIGFYKLRAGEDKEDHLYNAETIVALQQATQNGDYSRFKEYTAMVDNQQKPHTLRGLLEFVYPEDGGIPLEEVEPASEIVKRFKTGAMSYGSISEEAHECMAIAMNRLGGKSNSGEGGEKPERLGTERNSAIKQVASGRFGVTSRYLVSAKEIQIKMAQGAKPGEGGHLPGTKVYPWIAETRYSTPGVSLISPPPHHDIYSIEDLAQLIYDLKNANRQARISVKLVSEAGVGTIAAGVAKAGAQVVLISGYDGGTGAAPQSSIHHAGLPWELGLAEAHQTLIQNGLRSRVVLETDGKLMSGRDVAVAALLGAEEFGFATAPLVTMGCRMMRVCNLDTCPFGIATQNKELRKRFKGKPEYVMNFMLFIAQELREIMAKLGFRTLEEMVGRTDCIRVKPKQVTERAETVDMNRIIDPTYAQADKIHFDPSDAYDFHLEKTIDESVLLKRFKPALRTGAKHEEHIEVSSVNRTLGTILGSEITRKFQNTLPDDTFVIHCKGGGGQSFGAFIPKGLTIRLEGDANDYFGKGLSGGKLVVYPPKNSGFKAEENIAIGNVALYGATSGEAFINGIAGERFCVRNSGAVAVAEGCGDHGLEYMTGGRAVILGPTGKNFAAGMSGGIAYVLDEKHDLYLRLNKELVTMDEVTEKYDIAELKSILQKHVDATGSPLGSRILEHFAQYLPSFKKIVPNDYHRMLSAISSFEEKGLSHKEAALEAFYEIQKG is encoded by the coding sequence ATGAATACCCATCAAGAGACACTTTATAGCCCCCGGTTTGAGCACGACGCCTGTGGAATCGGCGCCGTGGTCAACATCGACGGGCGGCAGACCCATCAAGTGGTGGACAATGCCCTTCATATCGTAGAAAAGCTGGAGCATCGCGCCGGCAAAGACGCCACAGGCGAAGTGGGAGACGGCGTGGGCGTCATGCTACAGATCTCCCACCGGTTTTTCACCAAGGCGGCAAAGGATGCGGGGATCATTCTGGGCCAGGCCAGGGATTACGGCGTAGGGATGTTCTTCTTTCCCCAGGATACCCTTCGGCGCAACCAGGCCAAAAAGATGTTTGAGATCATCGTCGAGAAGGAAGGGGTCAAATTCCTGGGATGGCGTCCAGTGCCGGTCGTACCCGATATTCTAGGAAAACGGGCCAGGGATTGTATGCCGTATATCTACCAGGCTTTTGTGGCCCGTCCGGAGAGATGTGCCCAGGGGATTGACTTTGACCGTAAGCTCTACATCATCCGCCGGGAATTTGAACAGTCCAGCGACGACACCTATGTGGTCAGCCTGTCCTCCCGCACGGTGGTGTACAAGGGTATGTTCCTAGTCAATCAGCTGCGGGCCTTTTACCAGGACCTTCAGGATCCCGATTACGAAAGCGCTTTGGCACTGGTGCACTCCCGCTTTTCCACCAACACCAACCCCAGTTGGGAACGCGCCCATCCCAACCGCTTGATCCTGCACAATGGGGAGATCAATACCATCCGGGGTAACGCCGACCGTATGCTGGCCCGGGAGGAGACCATGCATTCCGACCTGCTGTCGGAGGACATCGACAAAGTGTTGCCGGTGGTCAACGCCGAAGGGTCCGATTCCGCCATCCTGGACAACACCCTGGAATTCCTCACCATGAGCGGGATGCCCCTCCCTTTGGCCGTCATGATCACCATCCCCGAACCGTGGCGGCACAGCGCCAACATGAGCCGGGAGAAAAAGGATTTCTACCATTATTACTCCACCATGATGGAGCCGTGGGACGGCCCTGCCGCCATCCTCTTTTCCGACGGCGATCTGGTGGGGGCTGTCTTGGACCGCAATGGCCTTCGCCCCTCCCGTTACTACATCACCAAGGACAATACCCTGATCTTGTCCTCAGAGGTGGGGGTGCTGGAGATCCCGCCCGAGGACATCGTCAAAAAGTCCCGCCTTCAGCCGGGCAAGATGCTCCTGGTGGATTTAAAACAGCACCGCATCATTTTGGATGAACAGATCAAGCAGGATTATGCTTCCCGCAAGCCCTACGGCGAATGGGTGGACCGGTATCTGGTACAGCTCCACGATGTGTCCATCCCCAACAAAAAGGTGGAGACCTGTACCCAGCAGTACCGGGATAAGCTTTATAAAGTGTTCGGCTACACCTATGAGGACGTGCGGGGAAGCATCCTTTCCATGGCCAAAAACGGGGTGGAGGCCACCGCGTCCATGGGCACCGATATCCCATTGGCGGTGCTGTCGGAGAAACATCAACCGTTGTTCCATTATTTTAAGCAGCTGTTTGCCCAGGTTACCAATCCTCCCATCGATTCCCTGCGGGAGGAGATTGTCACCGATACCACCGTCTACATCGGTTCCGATGGAAATCTGCTGGAGGAAAAAGGGGAGAACTGCACCGTTTTGGAGGTGCAAAATCCTATTTTGACCGGTGTGGATCTCATCAAGATCAAAGCCCTCAATAAGCCGGGATTCCGCAGCGAGACGGTTTCCCTGCTCTACTATAAGAATACCTCCTTGGAACGGGCGCTGGAACAGCTTTTTGTCAAGTGTGACCGGGCTTACCGCAAAGGCGCCAACATCCTGATCTTATCCGACCGGGGCATCGATGAGAACCATGTGGCCATCCCGTCTTTGCTGGCGGTATCGGCCATTGAGCATCATCTGGTGCGCACCAAAAAGCGGACGGCCGTATCCATTATCCTGGAGAGCGCCGAGCCCCGGGACGTACATCAATTCGCAACCCTCCTGGGATACGGTGCCCAGGCCATCAACCCCTATCTGGCCCACGAGTGCATTGCCGAGCTGATCGACAAAAAGATGCTGGATAAGGATTATCACACCGCTGTCCACGATTACAATTCTGCCATTCTTCACGGCATCGTCAAGATCGCCGCCAAGATGGGCATCTCCACCCTGCAGTCTTATCAGTCGGCTCAGATTTTCGAAGCCATCGGCCTTTGCAAAGATGTCATCGACAAATACTTCACCAATACCGTCAGCCGTGTGGGAGGCATCGGGCTGGAGGAAATCGCCGAAGGGGTGGAGTACCGGCACAGCCATGCTTTTGATCCCCTGGGTCTGGGGGTGGACACTTCCTTGGACAGCATTGGTTTCTATAAGCTGCGGGCCGGCGAGGACAAAGAGGATCATCTCTACAATGCCGAGACCATCGTAGCCCTTCAGCAGGCCACCCAAAACGGGGATTACAGCCGGTTTAAGGAATACACCGCTATGGTGGACAACCAGCAAAAACCCCATACCCTGCGGGGACTGCTGGAATTTGTGTATCCTGAGGATGGGGGCATCCCCCTGGAAGAAGTGGAACCGGCGTCTGAAATTGTCAAACGGTTTAAGACGGGAGCCATGTCCTACGGCTCCATTTCCGAGGAAGCCCATGAATGTATGGCCATCGCCATGAACCGGTTGGGCGGCAAGTCCAATTCCGGCGAGGGAGGCGAGAAACCGGAACGTCTGGGCACTGAACGAAACAGCGCCATCAAGCAGGTGGCGTCGGGACGGTTTGGCGTCACCAGCCGGTACCTGGTCAGCGCCAAGGAGATCCAGATCAAAATGGCCCAAGGTGCAAAACCGGGGGAAGGTGGGCATCTGCCCGGCACCAAAGTTTACCCCTGGATTGCGGAGACACGTTATTCCACCCCGGGCGTCTCCCTGATTTCGCCGCCCCCTCATCACGACATCTATTCCATTGAGGATCTGGCCCAGTTGATTTACGACTTGAAGAATGCCAACCGTCAGGCGCGCATCTCGGTCAAACTGGTGTCGGAAGCAGGCGTCGGCACCATTGCTGCCGGCGTGGCCAAAGCCGGGGCCCAGGTGGTGCTCATCTCGGGCTACGACGGCGGTACAGGTGCAGCGCCTCAAAGCTCCATTCATCATGCCGGGCTTCCCTGGGAATTGGGATTGGCGGAAGCCCACCAGACCCTGATCCAAAATGGGCTCAGGAGCCGGGTGGTGCTGGAGACCGACGGCAAGCTCATGAGCGGCCGGGACGTTGCCGTAGCCGCCTTGCTGGGGGCCGAGGAATTCGGTTTTGCCACCGCGCCGCTGGTCACCATGGGATGCCGTATGATGCGGGTGTGCAATCTGGACACCTGCCCCTTCGGCATCGCCACGCAGAACAAAGAGCTGCGCAAACGATTCAAGGGCAAACCGGAGTACGTCATGAACTTCATGCTGTTCATCGCCCAGGAGCTGCGGGAGATTATGGCAAAGCTGGGGTTCCGGACTCTGGAGGAAATGGTGGGACGTACCGACTGCATCCGTGTCAAACCCAAGCAGGTAACCGAGAGGGCCGAGACGGTGGATATGAACAGGATCATCGATCCCACGTATGCCCAGGCGGACAAAATCCATTTTGACCCGTCCGACGCCTACGATTTCCATCTGGAAAAGACCATAGACGAATCGGTGTTGCTCAAGCGATTCAAGCCGGCGTTGCGGACCGGCGCAAAGCATGAGGAACACATTGAGGTATCCAGTGTGAACCGGACGCTGGGGACCATTCTGGGGTCGGAAATCACCCGGAAGTTTCAGAATACCCTGCCCGACGACACCTTTGTCATACACTGTAAAGGAGGCGGGGGACAGTCCTTTGGAGCCTTTATTCCCAAAGGTCTGACCATCCGGCTGGAGGGAGACGCCAACGACTACTTTGGCAAAGGGCTTTCGGGAGGGAAACTGGTGGTCTATCCCCCCAAGAACAGCGGGTTCAAGGCGGAGGAAAACATCGCCATCGGGAACGTGGCCTTGTACGGGGCCACTTCCGGCGAGGCGTTCATCAACGGCATTGCCGGGGAACGGTTCTGTGTGAGAAACTCCGGCGCCGTAGCGGTGGCCGAAGGATGCGGAGACCACGGCCTCGAGTATATGACCGGGGGACGTGCCGTCATCCTGGGGCCCACCGGCAAGAACTTCGCAGCCGGGATGAGCGGCGGCATCGCCTATGTGCTGGATGAGAAGCACGACTTGTACCTGCGCCTGAACAAAGAGCTGGTCACCATGGACGAGGTCACGGAAAAATACGACATCGCCGAACTGAAGTCCATCCTGCAAAAACATGTGGATGCGACTGGATCGCCTCTGGGCAGCCGGATCCTGGAACATTTTGCCCAGTATCTGCCCAGCTTTAAGAAAATCGTGCCCAACGATTATCATCGGATGCTCAGCGCCATCAGTTCGTTTGAAGAAAAGGGATTGTCTCACAAGGAAGCCGCCTTGGAGGCATTCTACGAAATCCAGAAAGGATGA